One Ranitomeya variabilis isolate aRanVar5 chromosome 4, aRanVar5.hap1, whole genome shotgun sequence genomic window, tggatcaacatgttaggctatgggttgaactagatggacttagtctcccttcaaccttaaatactatgttactatgttacctcagagaggtttcaccattagttgctttttttttttttttttactgatgaagactgttaagtttgatcatttcagtagatttGTTATTGTCTATACTTAGATTATAGTAGATAGTTCCCCAAATACTCTGATTTAACCACTTTCCGCAGCAAGTTACCAGGTCCCATTTTTCAAATATGacttgtcactttatgtggtgataactttggaattgttCACAAAGGATATTAAGTAAACAAATGGACCTTAGTGGGACACTGTTGTTGGTCACATGGCAGCTCAAAAGGTGGCCACCATGAACAAGCGTGGCACTATGTACCCTGTTTTCCACATCCCAGAGATTGTGTTGGTCATTACCATTTAAACCCTTTACATGGATCTGTACTTACACAGAAATCCCCTAGGCTTGGGCCACGCTGTGACGTTCTGTTTTGTGGTGTGAGATGGCAAGAAGATAAGTCAGGTAGCcaggtcagaaccaggagggcagagaaaatacaaaatcagaagatgCAAGATTAGTCAGCAAACAGGGAGCTGAGCATAGAGGACTGAACTAGAGGAGAATAAGACTGTGTCTGGCAGATCCGTCaatatgctttgagctttagtatggtgtggtgctttccagttggctgaagtagggagcagataaTTTCAGCTGGACATCACACTCATGCTGCCAGACTGGATGGTATGACAGGTCCCAGGCACCCCAATTTcagtggctggacagagcctgcgCCCCCCAGAGTTTCTGGTTCCTACATCTCCTTCATCACCAGCACTGCCTTCAGAATAAATAAGGCCGCGCCTGGTGACAGAAGCAGGTATCGCGGTAGCAGATCCCAGAAGAGATGGGACACCGCATTTGCAGAAGCCCTAACACAACTAAATGGCAGAGAACAAGAGCAGTAGAAATCAACATAAAGCGACTCCATTTTGGATATTAGAACTTTCATTGAATTAATCTATaggagtagtgactattttgactccaaagACATTTTCTAGAAAATAGCACGCAGTGGATATTGAagagtgaaaattgcacatttgcGTTTTTATTGCCCAAAACATAGTGCTTAGATTGTGCTTCAGGAGACCTGCCATAAATTAAGTGGTTTTGTCTCACGATAGTAATGCCAAATAcacggatgctaaatgtggtttgggcacactgtgAGGCTCAGACGCGAAAGggagatttgactttgggagagcagatattgctggaatggtttatggaagccatgttaattttcaagagcctttctgccactaataatgtggaaacctctgTTTACCTAATGACAGAttattttttgtgggaagagtagaagtttttattggtattagtTTCGCCTACATAACAAATGCATGTCTTTTTATTGCATATTTGGGTTTCTATtacactgtgaactgtcattgtctatgggattaattcaatatttttacataacttgccatttttattAACTGTTTAACTATAAATGTTAAAAAACATAAAATTCAGGGACTTTATATCCAAAAATCataatttattttattctttacagatgactgtaccaggagatcaaagCGACAGCTTAGATCCTccatttttaaatcagatgatcttgagattccacaggatacaactgaagtgaatgccattactctaaATTTATTGTCATCCCTTCAcaacaaagatctgtcatctgatcctttgaaacaggtcccgactactaaggaaaatcaaagtcacaaaataagcattaaaaagcgAAATGCTCCTAAAGCAAGGAAGCCATTTTCACGTTCAGAGCATGGAattaggagatcagagggacagcttacatcttcaatttttaaatcggatgatcttgagatcccacatgATACAATTGAAttaaatgccattactccagatataccatcatcccttcacagcaaagatctgtcacctGGTCCTTTGAAACAGGTCGATCCCTCTGATTTATTACCGACTACTAAAGAAAATCGTAGTCACAAAAGAAGTATTATAAAatgaactgctcctaaagcaaagaagccattatcacattcagaatatggaaatagttttccccttgaaaagtcttttgttaaacatcaaaaaaattcacacagcagagaatagattttcttgttccaagtgtgtgaaatgttttaaccagaaatcagatcttgttagacaccagagaattcacacagaggAGAGGTCATTtaaatgttcagaatgtgggaaatattttacacataaatcaaattttgttaagcaccagagaacccacacaggagagaagcctttttcctgttcagaatgtgggaaatgttttaaccagaaatggaatctttctatacaccaaagaactcacacgggAAAGaaacctttttcttgttcagaatgtgggaaatattttaaccagaaatggaaTCTTAGTATACACCAAAGAacacacacagggaagaagcctttttcatgttctgaatgtgggaaatgttttaaccagaaatcagatttggttaaccaccacagaactcacacaggggaaaagcctttttcctgttcagaatgtgggaaatattttacacagaaatcaaattATGTTaagcaccaaagaattcacactgggaagaagcctttttcctgttcagaatgtgggaaatgttttaaccagaaatcagatttgggtaagcaccagagaacccacacaggggagaaacctttttcatgttcagaatgtgggaaatgttttaaccggaaggcACATCTTGAGAGCCacaagaaaacccacacaggggaaaagcctttttcatgttcagaatgtgggaaaagttttttgAATAAATCATATcttcttagtcaccagagaactcacacaggggagaagcctttttcatgttcagaatgtgggaaatgttttaaccagaaatcagacttgggtaagcaccagagaacccacacaggggagaagcctttttcctgttcagaatgtgggaaatgtttcaaccAGAAATCGCATCTTAAAAGCCACAAGGGAATACATACTGtgtagaagcctttttcctgtttcagaatgtgaaaaatgttttgctAAGAAATGATCTCTTCTTAGTCAACAGAGCAGTTGCAcagggggagaagcctttttcatgttcttattgtgggaaatattttacatggAAATAAACTCTTagtaaacatcagagaagtcacacataaGAGAaatctttttcatgttcagaaagtTTGAAGTGTTTTAAATGAAAATTGTATTTCCACTACTTGGAGAACCTCTTGTCATTCCTCTTGTTGGctctcattaaaataaaaacactcatactaAGCTTCCATGCCGATGCCATTCCAGCAATGTCGTGACTCACGTTCCCAGGGCTCACGTGAGGTTCTTCCATCACACGAGCCCTGAGCTCAGTCACTGCCGGCTTCAATGTCCGTCTTCTAATGttttgaacatcaacaggaagcctgtgctgctgtgactgctcTCAGACTTCCTCTTATTGTTTGATTTGACCAAAAGAAGGGGCAGTGATGCCAACACAGGTCTCACATGATTTAACAGCCTCACATGAACCCCGGGAACGCAAGTGCTGACATCGCTGGAATGGCACATGCATGGGAGGTGAATATAAATGCTTTTATTTTAACTGGACCAAACATGAGAAATAACAAGGGTTTGATCTAGTTGTGGACAACCACTTCAAATATCAAAAGTCCCACACAGAGAGAAGTTATTATCATACCTagattgtgaaaaaaatgaatgactggaaaattgtattttgttgaccatcaaaaatatCTTGGACAGGGAGAAACTATatatgttattgacaaattgtacaaaaaggtGTAACACACAGTTCTATAACTAAATGACAAAGGGAAATTATTTTAGAACTTACCATATTTTATTCGaacgtccatgacagcaccacctgagagaggggatccgcccttcaggaacaggaaacctacaggtacaaaagagcggcacctctcccacgcttcagttggtttcctgttcctggaggacaggatgcccTACATATCGTCCATCTTTTGATCATCTGGATTCCCAGGCCGACTGTCCGACTCAGGTAGCGAGTGGGTCTCCTGCCTCGGTCAGTGCGGGGTCCCTGGAAACGCCACGGTAGGCACGGGTAGCGCTCCACGACAGTGTGTGGAGCGGGGTCCGGAGGATTTCCATCTCCAGGAGCCAGTGCCAGATGTAAGTATGCCCCCGGGCCATCCTGGTCCTTCTGGTGTGCAGTTCCTTCTGCGGTTCGGGCTgcct contains:
- the LOC143768213 gene encoding uncharacterized protein LOC143768213 — its product is MIQVFGSFPKSDLVRHQRIHTEERSFKCSECGKYFTHKSNFVKHQRTHTGEKPFSCSECGKCFNQKWNLSIHQRTHTGKKPFSCSECGKYFNQKWNLSIHQRTHTGKKPFSCSECGKCFNQKSDLVNHHRTHTGEKPFSCSECGKYFTQKSNYVKHQRIHTGKKPFSCSECGKCFNQKSDLGKHQRTHTGEKPFSCSECGKCFNRKAHLESHKKTHTGEKPFSCSECGKSFLNKSYLLSHQRTHTGEKPFSCSECGKCFNQKSDLGKHQRTHTGEKPFSCSECGKCFNQKSHLKSHKGIHTV